From Solanum lycopersicum chromosome 8, SLM_r2.1, the proteins below share one genomic window:
- the LOC101256995 gene encoding protein indeterminate-domain 12 produces the protein MIKGMLGDDSMSNLTSASNEASISSTNNRIEIGSHVLYPQLQNIQTQPPPNKKKRNLPGNPDPEAEVVALSPRSLLATNRFVCEICNKGFQRDQNLQLHRRGHNLPWKLKQRSNKEVKKKVYVCPEASCVHHHPSRALGDLTGIKKHFCRKHGEKKWKCEKCSKRYAVQSDWKAHSKICGTREYRCDCGTLFSRRDSFITHRAFCDALTEESSRTIIPPPNSSTSHHLNLHTLQNFQMKQEQQQQNNDLSSQLFIQNPNGNSSNMFGAPPPHMSATALLQKAAQIGVTSSSHTANNMSATTFFSPTTSTTTGIAMSGSGSGAGVARQYHPFENNNNNNNTNTDFVTGNTSFPDFGASVTPGFMEQVHDMQNMMATTAPSLPCTSFDEGFGRGAHLMRQGKENNEGLTRDFLGLRAFPHHRDFLSTTTPPAALHYNMGSSAAAAAPASFDQHHHHHQNQNQNQLPWQN, from the exons ATGATAAAAGGTATGCTAGGAGATGATAGTATGTCAAATTTAACAAGTGCATCTAATGAAGCAAGCATATCTTCAACCAACAATAGAATTGAAATTGGTAGTCATGTTCTCTACCCACAACTACAAAACATTCAAACCCAACCACCTCCTaacaagaagaagagaaatcTACCAGGAAATCCAG ATCCAGAAGCAGAAGTTGTAGCATTATCTCCAAGAAGTCTATTGGCAACCAATAGATTTGTATGTGAGATATGTAACAAAGGATTTCAAAGAGATCAAAATCTTCAACTACATAGAAGAGGACATAATTTGCCCTGGAAATTAAAGCAAAGAAGCAATAAAGAAGTGAAGAAGAAAGTATATGTGTGTCCAGAAGCATCATGTGTACATCATCATCCATCAAGAGCCTTAGGGGATCTGACTGGGATTAAGAAGCATTTCTGTAGAAAACATGGTGAGAAAAAATGGAAATGTGAAAAATGTTCAAAACGTTATGCAGTTCAATCTGATTGGAAAGCTCACTCTAAGATTTGTGGTACAAGAGAGTATAGATGTGATTGTGGAACCCTTTTCTCTAG GAGGGATAGTTTCATTACACACAGAGCCTTTTGTGATGCTTTAACAGAAGAAAGTTCAAGAACAATAATCCCACCACCAAATTCTTCAACTTCTCATCATCTTAATCTTCATACACTTCAAAACTTCCAAATGAAACAAGaacagcaacaacaaaataacgACCTCTCCTCTCAGTTATTCATTCAAAACCCTAATGGCAATAGTAGTAACATGTTCGGTGCACCACCTCCTCATATGAGCGCAACTGCATTGCTACAAAAAGCAGCACAAATTGGAGTAACTTCTTCTTCTCATACTGCTAATAACATGAGCGCCACAACTTTTTTCAGTCCTACTACCAGTACAACAACTGGCATTGCAATGTCAGGATCAGGATCAGGAGCAGGAGTAGCACGTCAATATCATccatttgaaaataataataataataataatacaaacaCTGATTTTGTTACTGGTAATACGTCTTTTCCTGATTTTGGTGCGAGTGTCACCCCTGGGTTCATGGAACAAGTCCATGACATGCAAAACATGATGGCTACTACTGCACCTTCTTTGCCATGTACTAGTTTTGATGAAGGATTTGGTCGCGGCGCGCATTTGATGAGACAaggtaaagaaaataatgaagggTTGACAAGAGATTTTTTGGGACTTAGAGCATTTCCACATCACAGGGATTTTCTCAGTACTACTACACCACCTGCTGCTCTTCATTATAACATGGGTTCttctgctgctgctgctgctccTGCTTCATTtgatcaacatcatcatcatcatcagaatcaaaatcaaaatcaattacCCTGGCAAAATTAG